One genomic segment of Drosophila melanogaster chromosome 3R includes these proteins:
- the CG42795 gene encoding uncharacterized protein, isoform C, translated as MSETKKLLDALLCDIYGRQEVLAKRIRRCCRDPVHKRSPKKKKGQLAQLASGMVGDRSSLERLDVRKLIDVCAILKVEILMLGYLLERVLVARDRLQRHQEVLCEFVTAVLIVESDDAQPKMRFSLSPPPQKAITSARLTSPTKNSLSSNNTITTPGSNNRSPSSTKTTMLTRNGGGHGTSPTASGSGHAPSATAAADDEATSDYNQWLHAMKLVARLPGGTPPEFRRKLWLSLADKYLKSKNVDWAQQREKCFCEEWREDDEELGIQIVKDLHRTGSNLCTGPAGSINQAKLKRILLGYARYNPEVGYCQGFNMLGALILQVMDKEEEESMKVMIYLVEGVLPTGYFYGSMGGLQADMGVFRELMQTRLPRLAKHLQRLQGPVENAFEPPLTNVFTMQWFLTMFCTCLPMSCVLRVWDLVLIEGSDVLLRTALVLWSLLEERVISVRSADEFYGKMGSYSSELLNGHLVDSNGLIERVVKLGPIEDLRQLRDKHLYNIAPLRHKQGLQLYYDEEDTHSDEERLAVATVFGLNWGRRGSVGPAAAGKQQVEQKDRLALDISLLKKQYDRLRERQKQAHVILTTACSTAARQGSGPASSSQPAVPVNQLLLGRPAIVTNKGKRVGAPLGAIPPARKPSLPAVLHTKPTSEKQLRRGETLLWRDTDPSRRRRDSLTWKEIKADRAAMIREGVDVSSVRTQKLRTRFGKSDSSSYSEDSDGEQESGTGGGGGSSTDTSLCDDDDPKSTEKSPKQKAKLARKLKEQKQLAGSRETSLERQRPKSWAPSSHEIPFMLMGTDSGDEKEDKSTKEGPITGDQAEDSATESGHYEFDRELHLVSSKMEPLKLPFDPEFTGMTSVSPIPTPREKSEAEEDLLDERKPFDVSDDGVTNQYFERVNSVERPNRLELTYSLNEEETDTNAIYLEEREKVEGHSGDREYNSLPPFYPRENDDGVQGGGKVPQIRDDNIPGENKDDYKELLSMTIEENTVYKPPTPTASTLSNASRKRRDPRRKTLTRSSTIEIEERYQALERRISQDQPSGDRQAKYIPSTAALEERFNTLEKQLSAEKQRKELSEMEAEYPIKSERIPSTADLESRFNSLTKQMSSSESSSKTPIDLKDEDRPSGSSSKNQKDSEKTSKLHKSEEPESNTKETTGETEASDSNDSKIGEKETEQPRIKKLPSTAELEDRFNALERKMSVQKSSPSKNKKEPPDEEESKSTKEPEEPEESEKANEKTSGRQTPIAKKDSKDSDQKKSETKENQSPTKNQDEKVKVKSPKSEEMIEKETSSNPKEDSHESEAATNKKVEGNRELSSEKGDHKIKEKSEEAPGKAGKETAETKNANVKDSSKKGDSQKNEAAKTSVSQTESDLKPSSKENSTSKDAEQEKTPRKSPPSTEELEKRFNALEKQMSTTNLETTKEPDQTKPATKSQSTSAEVKTQKSMKSFDDKIKEVNVAIEKEQSRVEVEVNAEKKRKNVEEAPKNKEGDSQQPEESQHKGKNQRRASEPPSTEDLEKRYETLKRRMSSKNQFSETVDEALERIQQEVISEAVEEKKPPPSTEDLESRFEALHGDKKNVESKMDETKHVDVAIEAHIPSPPPPPPPPKERPVLAEPVLHQQQALIEELQSKMRGQSPGEENLKPSEINPQRRQKKLLQRPTPMGDETSEAPANTAYYRAANHEQWQQRMVRRFSDLPSRADLENRLQFLERQLYKKFYKQRCASDSEVASRVKLPPEDQPSTSRQARKQEAEGQLEQRVLALEKQLSENSLKLLEAMRERHRSADDSGSPRRLSTETIDATGKELVRYTQNIGELEEVDAHKPINISINIKMMVNKDSESKQPKGESKPTTEDLTRRLEQLEQQLLEERAKNGSIPPENEVLEEKPEKLEEKDSCKKQEKNCHNQHVKGDEVEKTEIPADRKIEPASAKETKTLENVEKAQTRAKVVDTEKSVKDQNAVTDEKSVQDQNVVVDKKADRKILDKKDKSPAAGKSEDTKQTSGKKEKSEDIKQASEAPKAGASKETSTRGKPSETKLEKPTTKESVLKETFPKKENLESEKPKSKENEATKTETQKSKETPTVAVSPKESKVSSKQMTEKKETIKDSSSKELPEKMVINSTDVGPMDPNGKTVVLLMDNEHRASKVRRLTRANTEELEDLFQALEKQLNDRNLVKSEDGRLIRVDPKPSAEQVEQTQAISDLTKEIEDFTSAKPEEENPKEAAKEDKPEPEEPEDFDWGPNTVKHHLKRKTVYLPSTKELESRFRSLERQIKLLEDVEKIDVEQRLNEIERKIKLQYSLSHEKDLNKYLELCEGKGLDDDEPVPVETPTKEAEITTARDRSRSPGRKALATKSPYTSPSRKATIKTPHTSPTRKPIIKSPYTSPSRKSAKSPYTSPSRNRQRSPSPTRSPERKSKKSPYTSPARRKPHPNDLPISDDLEYKYRVLDLVRSKSKENLAKRMNDPNRKPAIHPLEMILSPSPDADAIPTTGELEHRIRVLDEKLKSPAKTRSKSRSRSPTIEDIKRQKMRDEKKPRTPVHNLERIVSSPGRPEPPTAEELEERIRILEQEHKFDFKTQKDYKAFNQKLKDVISPSLSFDEFRAAKSREQSPRRHGPTTPKSALRRDDFDEGYCGGTHTSTLYRPTSPKVIRFRDEDEDEDQFEEAPRPKSRQTSDRMTLADQPSATRSYASSTEGLDALGSRLMRETSPITRTGTHTGVPLRTGENINDRLSSIKNSIKSIDTLCEEKPYQKEKCQRYIDSLFTDSLHFASKKSSLEDLSLSRSLSRSESRGRSIHRSGDYAPSIRVTSEHRSLGSADSRRSPLGNRDTSPLHHRSHRDISRELSPRRRRLEEEDEERKDRESSRLLNFNYAKDTITTMNKQEKASPNANGYRKNYQSRLRSRKLIKTIRKIL; from the exons ACGATGCACAGCCTAAAATGCGTTTTAGCCTCTCACCACCGCCGCAGAAAGCCATTACCAGTGCCCGCCTAACCTCGCCCACTAAAAACAGcctcagcagcaacaacaccatcACCACCCCCGGCAGCAATAATAGAAGCCCCAGCAGCACCAAAACCACCATGCTGACCCGCAATGGCGGAGGCCACGGGACCAGCCCCACTGCCTCCGGATCCGGACACGCCCCCTCCGCCACCGCCGCTGCCGACGATGAAGCCACCTCGGATTACAACCAGTGGCTGCATGCCATGAAACTGGTGGCCCGCCTGCCCGGAGGCACTCCACCCGAGTTCCGACGCAAG TTGTGGCTCTCGCTGGCGGACAAGTATCTCAAGTCGAAGAACGTGGACTGGGCGCAGCAGAGGGAGAAGTGCTTTTGCGAGGAGTGGCGCGAGGACGACGAGGAGCTGGGCATACAAATCGTCAAG GACCTGCATCGCACTGGCTCGAATCTGTGCACCGGTCCCGCGGGCTCCATAAACCAGGCCAAGCTGAAGCGCATCCTACTGGGCTATGCCCGTTACAACCCCGAGGTGGGCTATTGCCAG GGATTCAACATGCTGGGCGCCCTCATATTGCAAGTGATGgacaaggaggaggaggagtccATGAAGGTCATGATCTACCTGGTGGAGGGCGTTCTGCCCACGGGCTACTTTTACGGCTCGATGGGCGGCCTGCAGGCGGACATGGGCGTCTTCCGGGAGCTGATGCAGACGCGACTGCCACGATTGGCGAAGCACCTGCAACGCCTGCAGGGACCCGTCGAGAATGCATTCGAACCGCCGCTAACCAATGtcttcacaatgcagtggttTCTCACCATGTTCTGCACCTGCCTGCCCATGTCGTGCGTCCTGCGCGTCTGGGACCTGGTCCTTATCGAGGGCAGTGATGTCCTTCTTCGCACCGCCCTCGTCCTTTGGAGCCTGCTAGAAGA ACGTGTGATCAGTGTCCGATCTGCAGATGAGTTCTATGGCAAGATGGGATCTTATTCCAGTGAACTCCTCAATGGCCATCTTGTGGACTCCAATGGTCTCATTGAGCGTGTGGTAAAGCTAGGACCCATTGAGGATTTGCGACAACTGCGGGATAAGCATCTCTACAACATTGCCCCACTGCGTCACAAACAAGGATTGCA GCTCTACTACGACGAGGAGGACACCCATTCGGATGAGGAGCGCTTGGCGGTGGCAACTGTATTTGGCTTGAATTGGGGTAGACGTGGATCGGTGGGTCCTGCGGCGGCAGGAAAGCAGCAAGTAGAACAGAAGGATCGCCTCGCTTTAGATATTTCCCTGCTAAAGAAGCAGTACGATAGGCTGCGCGAGCGCCAGAAGCAGGCACATGTCATCCTAACCACCGCCTGTTCGACGGCAGCGCGCCAAGGATCGGGTCCAGCGAGCAGCTCCCAGCCGGCGGTTCCAGTGAACCAGTTACTTCTCGGTCGCCCTGCAATAGTAACTAACAAGGGAAAGCGGGTTGGAGCACCATTGGGCGCCATTCCACCTGCTCGAAAGCCCTCACTTCCCGCTGTCCTCCATACCAAACCAACTTCAGAGAAACAGTTGCGAAGGGGAGAGACTCTGCTCTGGAGGGACACCGATCCAAGCCGCAGAAGGCGAGATAGTTTGACCTGGAAGGAGATCAAAGCAGATCGAGCTGCAATGATACGAGAGGGCGTTGATGTCAGCTCCGTGAGAACGCAGAAGCTGCGCACGCGATTTGGAAAGAGCGATAGCTCCTCATACAGCGAGGATAGTGATGGTGAGCAGGAGTCTGGGacaggaggcggaggaggttCCAGCACGGACACCAGCCTGTGTGATGACGATGATCCAAAGTCCACGGAGAAGAGTCCCAAGCAGAAGGCTAAACTAGCACGCAAGCTCAAGGAGCAGAAGCAATTGGCCGGTTCCAGGGAGACGAGCTTGGAGCGGCAGAGACCCAAATCTTGGGCTCCAAGCAGCCATGAGATTCCCTTCATGCTGATGGGTACGGATAGTGGCGACGAGAAGGAGGATAAGTCTACGAAAGAGGGGCCGATTACTGGAGATCAAGCGGAGGATAGTGCCACGGAAAGCGGTCACTACGAATTTGACAGAGAGTTGCATTTGGTCAGCTCCAAGATGGAGCCACTCAAGCTTCCTTTCGATCCCGAATTCACAGGCATGACTTCCGTTAGTCCCATACCGACGCCCCGAGAAAAGAGTGAAGCTGAAGAGGATTTGCTGGATGAGCGAAAGCCATTCGATGTGAGCGATGATGGAGTGACAAATCAGTATTTCGAGAGGGTTAACAGCGTGGAGCGGCCTAATCGTCTGGAATTGACCTACTCGCTTAACGAAGAAGAAACGGATACTAATGCCATTTACCTAGAGGAGCGGGAAAAGGTTGAGGGGCATAGTGGTGATAGGGAATATAATTCCCTACCCCCTTTCTACCCGAGAGAGAACGATGATGGTGTACAGGGTGGTGGCAAGGTGCCACAGATTCGTGATGATAACATTCCAGGTGAGAACAAGGACGATTACAAGGAGCTCCTGAGCATGACGATAGAGGAAAATACTGTATACAAGCCACCAACCCCCACAGCCAGCACATTGAGTAATGCCAGCCGAAAGAGACGAGATCCTCGCCGAAAAACTTTGACCCGCTCATCGACCATTGAAATCGAGGAACGGTATCAGGCCCTGGAGCGCAGGATCAGTCAGGATCAGCCAAGTGGAGATCGGCAAGCCAAGTATATTCCTAGCACAGCTGCTCTAGAGGAACGGTTTAACACCCTAGAAAAGCAATTGAGTGCTGAAAAGCAACGCAAGGAGCTGTCCGAAATGGAGGCTGAATATCCAATTAAATCCGAGCGAATTCCATCTACCGCCGACCTGGAATCACGCTTCAATTCCCTAACAAAACAAATGAGTTCCAGCGAATCTAGTTCCAAAACTCCCATTGATCTCAAGGACGAGGACCGACCCAGTGGCAGCAGCTCCAAGAACCAGAAGGATAGCGAAAAAACTAGCAAGCTGCACAAATCAGAGGAACCTGAATCTAATACGAAGGAAACTACAGGGGAAACAGAAGCCAGCGATAGCAATGATAGTAAAATTGGTGAAAAGGAAACGGAGCAACCACGCATCAAGAAACTTCCATCAACTGCAGAGCTGGAAGATCGTTTTAATGCCTTAGAACGCAAAATGAGTGTTCAGAAGAGCAGCCCATCCAAGAACAAGAAAGAACCACCCGATGAAGAAGAATCGAAATCTACAAAGGAGCCAGAAGAGCCAGAGGAGTCCGAAAAAGCAAATGAGAAAACTTCGGGCAGGCAAACACCCATTGCTAAAAAGGATTCCAAAGATAGTGATCAGAAAAAATCTGAAACTAAGGAGAACCAATCACCAACTAAAAACCAAGACGAAAAAGTCAAGGTCAAATCCCCAAAAAGTGAGGAGATGATTGAAAAAGAAACCTCTTCGAATCCGAAAGAGGATTCACACGAATCGGAAGCCGCtacaaataaaaaggtggAAGGCAATCGCGAGCTTAGCTCAGAAAAAGGTgatcacaaaataaaagaaaagagtGAAGAAGCTCCAGGGAAAGCCGGAAAAGAAACTGCggaaaccaaaaatgcaaatgttaaAGACTCGTCAAAAAAAGGTGATTCTCAAAAAAACGAAGCCGCTAAGACGTCGGTTTCACAAACTGAGTCtgacttaaaaccaagttctAAAGAAAACTCAACTTCCAAGGATGCGGAACAAGAAAAGACCCCTCGAAAATCACCACCCTCCACAGAAGAATTAGAAAAACGTTTTAATGCCTTAGAAAAGCAGATGAGTACCACCAACTTGGAAACAACTAAAGAACCTGATCAAACTAAACCAGCAACTAAAAGTCAATCTACGAGTGCCGAAGTAAAGACGCAGAAATCCATGAAATCTTTTGACGACAAGATCAAAGAAGTTAATGTGGCTATCGAAAAGGAGCAGAGCAGAGTTGAGGTGGAGGTTAATGCTGAAAAGAAGCGCAAAAACGTTGAAGAAGccccaaaaaacaaagaagGGGATTCTCAGCAACCAGAAGAAAGTCAACACAAGGGTAAGAATCAGCGAAGAGCATCTGAGCCACCGTCAACTGAGGATCTTGAGAAGCGTTATGAAACCTTGAAGCGTCGCATGAGTAGCAAGAATCAATTTAGCGAAACCGTGGACGAAGCTCTCGAGCGAATCCAGCAGGAGGTAATCTCGGAAGCAGTGGAGGAAAAGAAGCCACCGCCATCGACGGAGGATCTGGAGAGCCGCTTTGAGGCACTGCATGGGGATAAGAAAAATGTGGAATCTAAAATGGATGAAACTAAACACGTAGATGTGGCCATTGAGGCGCATATTCCATCCCCAcctccgccgccaccaccaccaaagGAACGTCCTGTCCTGGCCGAACCAGTTCTCCACCAGCAACAGGCTCTGATCGAGGAGCTGCAGAGCAAGATGCGAGGCCAATCACCCGGCGAGGAGAACCTGAAGCCCAGCGAGATAAATCCGCAGAGGAGGCAGAAAAAGCTACTGCAACGACCCACGCCCATGGGCGATGAGACCTCGGAAGCACCTGCAAACACGGCTTACTACAGAGCGGCAAACCACGAACAATGGCAGCAGCGCATGGTGCGTCGGTTCTCTGATTTACCCTCCCGGGCCGATCTGGAGAACCGATTGCAGTTCCTGGAGAGGCAACTCTACAAGAAGTTCTACAAGCAGCGCTGTGCAAGTGATTCCGAAGTTGCATCGAGGGTCAAACTCCCGCCCGAGGACCAGCCGAGCACCTCTCGGCAGGCCAGGAAACAGGAAGCCGAAGGACAGCTGGAGCAGCGTGTCCTGGCGTTGGAGAAACAGCTGAGCGAGAACAGTCTCAAGTTGCTGGAAGCGATGAGGGAGCGCCACAGGTCAGCAGATGACAGTGGCTCCCCTAGGCGATTGAGCACGGAGACAATCGACGCCACCGGCAAGGAACTTGTTAGATACACCCAGAACATTGGGGAGCTGGAGGAAGTCGACGCCCACAAGCCCATCAACATAAGCATCAATATCAAGATGATGGTCAACAAAGACAGTGAGTCCAAGCAGCCAAAGGGTGAGTCCAAGCCCACAACAGAAGATCTGACTCGCCGCCTGGAGCAATTGGAGCAGCAACTGTTGGAGGAACGGGCCAAAAATGGCTCGATCCCACCAGAAAATGAAGTACTTGAGGAGAAACCAGAAAAGCTCGAAGAAAAGGATTCCTGCAAAAAGCAGGAGAAGAACTGCCACAATCAGCACGTCAAAGGTGATGAAGTTGAGAAAACAGAAATTCCGGCTGATAGAAAAATTGAACCTGCATCGGCTAAGGAGACTAAAACCCTTGAAAATGTAGAGAAAGCTCAAACCCGAGCGAAAGTTGTGGATACTGAAAAATCGGTTAAAGATCAGAACGCAGTGACGGATGAAAAATCTGTTCAAGACCAGAATGTAGTGGTTGATAAGAAAGCAGATAGGAAAATTTTGGATAAAAAAGATAAATCTCCTGCTGCGGGGAAATCAGAAGACACAAAACAGACGTCAGGGAAAAAGGAGAAATCAGAAGACATAAAACAGGCGTCAGAGGCCCCCAAAGCTGGAGCCTCTAAAGAAACATCCACGCGAGGGAAACCTTCCGAAACTAAGTTGGAAAAACCCACAACTAAAGAGTCGGTTCTTAAGGAAACTTTCCCCAAAAAGGAGAATCTTGAAAGTGAGAAACCCAAATCCAAAGAAAACGAAGCTACAAAAACGGaaacacaaaaatcaaagGAAACCCCTACAGTTGCGGTCAGCCCTAAAGAAAGCAAAGTATCGAGCAAACAAATGAcagagaaaaaagaaacaatcaAAGACTCTTCTTCCAAAGAACTGCCCGAGAAAATGGTTATCAATTCCACAGATGTGGGACCCATGGATCCAAACGGAAAAACAGTGGTGCTGTTAATGGACAACGAACACAGAGCTTCGAAGGTTAGAAGATTGACCAGGGCCAACACGGAAGAACTGGAAGACCTCTTCCAGGCCTTGGAGAAACAGCTCAATGATCGAAATCTTGTCAAATCCGAAGATGGTCGCCTGATACGAGTAGATCCCAAGCCAAGCGCTGAGCAAGTGGAGCAGACTCAGGCTATTTCTGATCTCACCAAGGAAATCGAGGACTTTACCAGCGCCAAACCGGAGGAGGAGAACCCGAAGGAGGCGGCCAAAGAAGACAAACCGGAGCCCGAAGAGCCGGAGGACTTCGACTGGGGACCCAACACTGTGAAACATCACTTGAAACGCAAAACAGTCTACCTGCCCTCCACAAAAGAGCTGGAATCTCGCTTCCGCTCCTTGGAACGTCAGATAAAACTGCTTGAGGATGTGGAAAAGATCGATGTGGAGCAGCGGCTGAATGAAATTGAGCGTAAAATTAAACTGCAGTACTCGCTATCCCACGAAAAAGATTTGAACAAGTACTTGGAACTGTGTGAAGGTAAGGGACTAGATGACGATGAACCTGTGCCTGTGGAAACTCCAACGAAGGAGGCGGAAATTACCACAGCTAGAGATCGTTCTCGTAGTCCTGGGCGCAAAGCATTGGCTACCAAATCTCCATATACCTCTCCATCGCGAAAGGCCACCATTAAAACTCCACATACTTCTCCCACCCGGAAGCCTATCATTAAATCTCCCTATACATCTCCTTCACGGAAGTCGGCCAAGTCCCCTTATACGTCGCCCTCCAGAAATCGACAGAGATCACCTTCTCCAACTCGATCGCCGGAGAGGAAGTCAAAGAAAAGTCCCTACACTTCACCAGCCCGTCGCAAGCCGCATCCTAACGATCTTCCCATCTCAGATGATTTAGAATACAAATATCGAGTACTTGATTTGGTAAGATCCAAATCTAAGGAGAACTTGGCCAAGCGAATGAACGATCCCAACAGAAAACCGGCCATTCATCCCTTGGAAATGATTCTCAGTCCCAGTCCGGATGCAGATGCAATACCTACAACAGGAGAACTAGAGCATAGAATACGTGTCCTGGACGAAAAGCTCAAATCGCCAGCCAAAACCCGATCAAAGTCGCGCTCTCGATCGCCAACCATCGAAGACATAAAACGTCAAAAGATGAGAGATGAGAAAAAGCCCAGGACTCCTGTTCACAATCTGGAAAGGATTGTCAGTTCGCCTGGTAGACCAGAACCACCCACTGCCGAAGAGCTCGAGGAGCGTATACGCATCCTGGAGCAGGAGCATAAGTTTGACTTTAAGACCCAGAAGGACTACAAGGCATTCAATCAAAAGCTCAAGGACGTCATCTCACCCTCGCTCTCCTTCGACGAATTCCGGGCAGCCAAGTCACGCGAGCAAAGTCCCCGCCGCCATGGACCCACTACGCCCAAGTCTGCCCTGCGTCGCGATGATTTCGATGAAGGCTACTGTGGCGGTACCCACACATCCACTCTCTACCGCCCCACCAGCCCGAAGGTCATTCGGTTCCGggatgaggacgaggatgaggacCAGTTTGAGGAAGCACCCAGACCGAAGTCGCGTCAGACCAGCGATCGAATG ACTCTTGCAGATCAACCATCGGCCACTCGCAGCTACGCCAGCAGCACGGAGGGTCTGGATGCCTTGGGTAGTCGTCTAATGAGG GAAACCTCTCCGATTACCCGAACCGGAACCCACACGGGTGTACCACTGCGAACGGGGGAGAACATCAACGACCGCCTGAGTTCGATCAAGAACTCTATCAAGTCGATCGACACACTGTGCGAGGAGAAGCCGTACCAGAAGGAGAAGTGCCAGCGGTACATTGACTCACTGTTCACGGACTCACTGCACTTTGCCAGCAAGAAGAGCTCCCTGGAGGACCTCAGTCTCAGCAGGAGTCTTAGTCGCAGCGAGAGCAGGGGAAGGAGTATTCATAGATCTGGAGACTATGCACCTTCGATTAGGGTCACCTCCGAGCACCGATCTTTGGGCTCGGCGGATTCTCGAAGGAGTCCTTTGGGCAACCGGGACACCAGTCCCTTGCACCACAGATCGCATAGGGATATTAGCCGGGAACTGTCCCCTCGACGAAGACGcttggaggaggaggatgaggagcgTAAGGATCGGGAGAGCAGTAGG TTGTTGAATTTCAATTATGCAAAAGACACAATAACGACTATGAATAAGCAAGAGAAAGCAAGCCCGAATGCAAATGGTTATAGAAAAAATTATCAATCTCGGCTGAGGAGCCGAAAGTTAATCAAAACGATTAGGAAAATTTTATGA